Proteins encoded within one genomic window of Posidoniimonas corsicana:
- a CDS encoding glycerol-3-phosphate dehydrogenase/oxidase, whose amino-acid sequence MKHLDLIPKQTSRANQIERLAELEPLDIAVIGGGATGVGIVLDAAARGFKAAVFERDDFGHGTSSRSTKLVHGGVRYLEQGNVSLVREALHERGLLLKNAPHVVHPLPTIVPLYQWWEGPYYAAGMKAYDLLAGKLGIERSRWLSREQTLELAPTLPKQKLRGGVRYFDGQFDDTRLLIHLVQTAVLHDAVCLNHAEVREVTRQQGRACGLVAEDKETGAELRVDARVVINAAGPFCDDVRRLETTPDEPLKTRWIAASQGAHIVLPQRFLPGESAIIVPRTPDGRVVFAIPWLGRVLVGTTDIPLDHAPREPLAMPAEIDYLLETVAGYLDPAPTRADVLACFAGVRPLVQADPDAATSKLSREHEIRTSPHGMLSVIGGKWTTYRRMAEDAVDHAIDAGGLPSRASPTAELPIFGAEHQAESPFDWPGVRQLQAESPELAEPLSPNLPYTAAHVVWAARGEQARTVEDVLSRRARALLLDAQAAADCAPRVAQLLAAELGRDEPWQTNQVTAFRELAEKHRC is encoded by the coding sequence TTGAAACACCTGGACCTGATCCCGAAACAGACCAGCCGCGCCAATCAGATCGAGCGGCTGGCGGAGCTCGAGCCGCTGGACATCGCGGTGATCGGCGGCGGCGCGACCGGCGTCGGCATTGTGCTGGACGCGGCGGCGCGGGGGTTCAAGGCGGCCGTTTTCGAGCGGGACGACTTCGGCCACGGCACCTCCAGCCGCAGCACCAAGCTGGTGCACGGCGGCGTGCGGTACCTGGAGCAGGGCAACGTGAGCCTGGTCCGCGAGGCGCTGCACGAACGCGGCCTGCTGCTGAAGAACGCGCCGCACGTGGTGCACCCGCTGCCGACCATCGTGCCGCTGTATCAGTGGTGGGAAGGCCCGTACTACGCGGCCGGCATGAAGGCCTACGACCTGCTAGCGGGCAAGCTCGGCATCGAGCGTTCGCGGTGGCTGTCGCGGGAACAGACGCTCGAGCTCGCGCCGACCCTGCCGAAGCAGAAGCTACGCGGCGGAGTGCGGTACTTCGACGGCCAGTTCGACGACACCCGGCTGCTCATACACCTGGTGCAGACAGCCGTGCTGCACGACGCGGTCTGCCTGAACCACGCCGAGGTCCGCGAGGTGACCCGGCAGCAGGGCAGGGCGTGCGGGCTGGTCGCCGAGGACAAAGAGACCGGCGCCGAGCTGCGCGTCGACGCGCGGGTGGTGATCAACGCCGCCGGGCCGTTCTGCGACGACGTGCGCCGGCTAGAGACCACCCCCGACGAGCCGCTCAAGACGCGCTGGATCGCCGCCAGTCAGGGCGCGCACATCGTGCTGCCGCAGCGGTTCCTGCCGGGCGAGTCGGCGATCATCGTGCCCCGCACGCCGGACGGGCGGGTGGTGTTCGCGATCCCGTGGCTGGGCCGGGTGCTGGTCGGCACCACCGACATCCCGCTGGACCACGCGCCGCGCGAGCCACTGGCGATGCCGGCGGAGATCGACTACCTGCTCGAGACGGTCGCCGGCTACCTGGACCCCGCGCCCACGCGGGCGGACGTGCTGGCCTGCTTCGCGGGCGTGCGGCCGCTGGTGCAGGCCGACCCGGACGCCGCGACCAGCAAGCTGAGCCGCGAGCACGAGATCCGCACATCGCCGCACGGCATGCTGTCGGTCATCGGCGGCAAGTGGACCACCTACCGCCGCATGGCCGAGGACGCGGTGGACCACGCGATCGACGCGGGCGGGCTGCCGAGCCGCGCCTCGCCGACCGCCGAGCTGCCGATCTTTGGCGCCGAGCACCAGGCCGAGTCGCCCTTCGACTGGCCCGGCGTGCGGCAGCTGCAGGCGGAGTCGCCCGAGCTGGCCGAGCCGCTCTCGCCGAACCTGCCGTACACCGCCGCGCACGTGGTGTGGGCCGCCCGCGGCGAACAGGCCCGCACCGTTGAGGACGTGCTGAGCCGCCGCGCGCGGGCGCTGTTGCTGGACGCGCAGGCGGCCGCCGACTGTGCGCCGCGTGTGGCCCAGCTGCTGGCGGCCGAGCTGGGCCGCGACGAGCCGTGGCAGACCAACCAGGTCACGGCGTTCCGGGAGCTGGCGGAGAAGCACAGGTGCTGA
- a CDS encoding ParA family protein — translation MRCLAVMNQKGGVGKTTTTVNLAAGLARSGKRVGVLDMDPQAHASLHLGVDPQRPLTTMYDVLNSEAPLSEAWQDAGERLRVAPAHIDLAAVEVELAGVVGREVILRDKLAACAGEFDYVLIDCPPSLGVLTINALTAVDHVYLPLQPHFLALHGLSKLMQTIALVAERLNSRLQMAGVVMCMYDSGTKLAAEVTADVDQYFRALRSKGGVWEGVRLFETRIRRNIRLAEAPSFGQSIFGYAPESPGAEDYGALTGELLAYYAGRELMGGGATAPRPPAEQPAVDRRAA, via the coding sequence ATGCGCTGTTTGGCGGTCATGAATCAGAAGGGTGGCGTCGGTAAGACGACCACCACGGTCAACCTGGCGGCCGGGCTTGCGCGGTCCGGCAAGCGGGTGGGGGTCCTCGACATGGACCCGCAGGCGCACGCGTCGCTGCACCTGGGCGTGGACCCGCAGCGGCCGCTGACCACCATGTACGACGTGCTGAATAGCGAGGCGCCGCTCTCCGAGGCCTGGCAGGACGCCGGCGAGCGGCTGCGCGTCGCGCCCGCGCACATCGACCTGGCCGCCGTCGAGGTGGAGCTGGCGGGCGTGGTGGGCCGCGAGGTGATCCTGCGGGACAAGCTGGCGGCCTGCGCGGGCGAGTTCGACTACGTGCTGATCGACTGCCCGCCGTCGCTGGGCGTGCTGACGATCAACGCGCTGACCGCCGTGGACCACGTGTACCTGCCGCTGCAGCCGCACTTCCTGGCGCTGCACGGCCTGAGCAAGCTGATGCAGACCATCGCGCTGGTGGCCGAGCGGCTCAACAGCCGCCTGCAGATGGCGGGCGTGGTGATGTGCATGTACGACTCCGGCACCAAGCTGGCGGCCGAGGTCACGGCCGACGTCGACCAGTACTTCCGGGCGCTCCGCTCCAAGGGCGGGGTGTGGGAGGGCGTGCGGCTGTTCGAGACCCGCATCCGACGCAATATCCGCCTGGCCGAGGCGCCCAGCTTCGGGCAGTCGATCTTCGGCTACGCCCCCGAGTCGCCCGGCGCCGAGGACTACGGCGCGCTGACCGGCGAGCTGCTGGCGTACTACGCCGGCCGCGAGCTGATGGGCGGCGGCGCGACCGCGCCGCGTCCCCCGGCCGAGCAACCCGCCGTCGACCGACGCGCCGCGTAG